A genome region from Microplitis mediator isolate UGA2020A chromosome 4, iyMicMedi2.1, whole genome shotgun sequence includes the following:
- the LOC130666512 gene encoding DNA polymerase eta-like, whose amino-acid sequence MVDSEERIIALIDMDCFFCQVETREHPELKAKPLVVTQFNLVLAVNYEAKALGVTRFISGNKAKEKCPELEVISVPILRGKGDVSKYRAAGQEVIEVLRHHCSIIERASVDEAYLDITSLVEEKIDSVAWSSKEIISKLNHTFVVGYSADDNDEETRNNGVDRWVRESFDDLGDVQARKLAIAGLIVEQFRAEIYEKCKFRCSAGISYNKVLAKLACGLHKPNKQTILPATGVPDLFSSLPINRIRSLGGKIGKEVVESLGCNVMADLLKFSQQDLQKHFDEKTGSKLYNIARGIDHEQVTPRLICKSIGASKNFSIKQAITDLDTLKQWVDSLTDDVCGRLEQDYEENHRRASNLTISYQCHQAGKNISQSRTLPLAGYNPERIASQAFSIISKSIDKPIVALSIAGGKFIDAQNDGSFVNYFKTVQKRSEKISNSGTDENFCPDSPSEDRELEGIGNIYFEENDCEKTDDSKVLINNRVNVKLREIFPDLDNIDPVVVELLPPELQEEARVHLNFRSKLSIMSPENKIKNEEKSKAVKPKSSKSSSSSSSKCEKNQSNIKKFFVKNSSDSSSMIRCCECNQMILNEKYLEHCDYHVAHNLQKDINQSLSSEVSSGKRNRDGGNTPKTNKKKKSIESYFSRDK is encoded by the exons atggttGATTCAGAAGAAAGAATAATAGCACTGATAGACATGGattgttttttctgtcaaGTTGAAACAAGAGAACATCCAGAATTAAAAGCTAAGCCGCTGGTTGTCACGCAGTTTAACCTGGTGCTGGCTGTCAATTATGAAGCCAAAGCACTAGGGGTCACAAGATTCATCAGCGGTAACAAAGCTAAAGAAAAATGTCCAGAGTTAGAGGTAATAAGTGTCCCAATTTTACGAGGTAAAGGCGATGTGTCAAAGTATCGAGCTGCTGGTCAAGAGGTTATCGAAGTACTCAGGCATCATTGCTCGATTATTGAACGTGCGAGTGTCGACGAAGCCTACCTGGACATAACGAGTCtcgttgaagaaaaaatcgaCTCAGTTGCTTGGTCATCAAaggaaattatttcaaaattaaatcataCATTTGTTGTTGGTTATTCTGCTGATGACAATGATGAAGAGACAAGAAATAATGGAGTTGACAGGTGGGTCAGAGAATCTTTTGATGATCTAGGTGACGTTCAAGCGAGAAAACTGGCGATCGCTGGACTGATTGTTGAACAATTCCGCGCTGAAATATACGAAAAGTGTAAATTCCGATGTTCTGCTGGAATTTCGTACAACAAAGTCCTGGCAAAGTTGGCATGTGGACTTCACAAGCCAAATAAACAGACGATTCTACCAGCTACTGGTGTTCCCGATTTATTTTCGTCGTTGCCGATAAATAGAATCCGCAGTCTTGGTGGTAAAATTGGAAAGGAAGTTGTTGAGTCTCTTGGCTGCAATGTGATGGCTGACTTACTTAAGTTTTCTCAGCAGGATTTGCAAAAACATTTTGATGAAAAGACTGGATCGAAGTTGTATAATATTGCCAGGGGGATTGATCATGAGCAAGTTACTCCGAGACTGATTTGTAAATCGATTGGTGCGAGTAAAAACTTTTCTATCAAACAGGCAATCACTGATCTGGATACC ctTAAACAGTGGGTCGATTCATTGACGGATGACGTTTGCGGTCGATTGGAGCAGGACTACGAAGAGAACCATCGACGGGCATCGAATCTTACCATCAGCTATCAATGTCATCAAgcaggaaaaaatatttctcaatCACGCACATTGCCTTTGGCTGGTTACAATCCTGAAAGAATTGCCAGCCAGGCTTTCAGTATCATCTCCAAGTCGATTGATAAACCGATCGTAGCTTTGAGCATCGCCGGAGGTAAGTTCATTGATGCTCAGAATGACGGAAGtttcgttaattattttaagactGTCCAGAAACGATCAGAGAAAATAAGTAACTCGGGgactgatgaaaatttttgtcctgATAGTCCTTCTGAAGATCGTGAGCTTGAAGGAAtcggaaatatttattttgaggaAAATGATTGTGAGAAAACTGATGACAGCAAAGTTCTTATTAACAATCGTGTTAATGTTAAGCTACGAGAGATTTTTCCAGACCTGGATAATATTGACCCGGTGGTCGTGGAACTGCTGCCCCCTGAACTCCAAGAAGAGGCGAgagttcatttaaattttagaagCAAACTCAGTATCATGTCTccggaaaataaaataaaaaatgaagaaaaatcaaAAGCTGTTAAGCCGAAATCGAGTAAATCTagtagcagtagcagtagTAAGTGTGAGAAAAATCagagtaatattaaaaaattttttgttaaaaatagcAGCGATAGTTCATCGATGATACGCTGCTGTGAATGCAACCAGatgattttgaatgaaaaatatcTCGAGCACTGCGATTATCATGTCGCGCATAATTTGCAGAAAGATATCAATCAGTCGCTGAGTAGTGAAGTGAGTTCTGGTAAAAGAAACCGGGACGGCGGAAACACTCCGAAGacaaacaaaaagaaaaaaagcatTGAATCATATTTTAGTAgagacaaataa
- the LOC130666356 gene encoding DNA polymerase eta-like has protein sequence MASFGDRIVALIDMDCFFCQVEVKLAPELRGKPLAVIQYSSFGPGSIIAVNYEARDFGVTRHMKSDEAKEKCPQIELVTVPPLRNKPDTGRYRAAGKEVIDVLKKHCNVIERASVDEAYLDITDLVDKKMETIHSQPKNLVAQLSNSYVVGYCDYETNDEEKRKEGVDRWIAESFSELGDMQARRLAIAGIIVEFLRAEIYSQCEYRCSAGISYNKILAKLACGLHKPNRQTILPSAGVPTLYSSLPVKKVRNLGGKFGNIVMESLGCNVMADLLRYSLQDLQRRFDEKTGSWLYNIARGIDNEPVTNRLVCKSIGASKNFPGKQAITKLDVLESWAHELSLELSDRLEQDLDENKRRATSLTISYHYYQERKIIAQSKVCSLPSYKAEKISSICVDVISKGLQKPIALISMSAGKFVPSKGSESFKNFFKPGKSSADKTELAATSEPVDSSSNCPNKEDVEVDDEESGNKTDDEGDNPPEKSFEETSTKISDDKSRKFFEVKNSIKKSEDKIKNKPVINSLTSKPINLNLNKTLNGENFKNSFFMNILKDSKATVGLKPSGSSSKSLEQSTEVGHQSKSDGEDNEDESVSEEKKVSTDRNIEYESPDIFAESPARDACNSSEPEHAEQKTVVVESKQADDTDVLDKLKEIFPDLDNIDRSVMQLLPIELQRAANAYLKSKKTVETSPVVKKNVKNSTGKTKGQKNKIDKSAVKKDNSIYNFFTKNSADNDSTMKLCPECNQMIKKDKFSEHSDFHVAKNLHLAINQSSISSAVNETPGDNDPETPTAKRKINLNDSKSNKKPRNIQSFFT, from the exons tataATTGCTGTTAATTACGAAGCAAGAGATTTTGGAGTCACTAGACACATGAAAAGTGATGAAGCTAAAGAAAAATGTCCCCAAATAGAATTAGTTACCGTCCCGCCACTAAGAAATAAACCTGATACCGGAAG GTATCGTGCAGCCGGAAAAGAAGTTATTGATGTACTAAAAAAACATTGCAATGTCATAGAACGAGCAAGTGTCGACGAAGCTTATCTGGACATAACAGATTTAGTGGATAAAAAAATGGAAACGATCCACAGCCAACCAAAAAACCTGGTAGCGCAATTATCTAATTCGTATGTCGTTGGCTACTGCGATTACGAGACAAATGACGAAGAGAAACGTAAAGAAGGCGTTGATCGTTGGATAGCTGAAAGTTTCAGTGAACTTGGTGACATGCAGGCAAGAAGATTAGCAATAGCAGGTATAATTGTTGAGTTCTTGAGAGCTGAAATTTATTCGCAGTGCGAGTACAGATGCTCTGCTGGTATATCTTACAATAAAATTCTCGCTAAATTGGCCTGTGGTCTTCATAAGCCGAATCGTCAGACGATTCTTCCGTCAGCAGGAGTTCCAACCTTGTATTCTTCACTACCAGTAAAGAAGGTGAGGAATCTTGGTGGCAAGTTCGGGAATATCGTTATGGAATCACTAGGATGCAATGTCATGGCTGATTTGTTGCGTTACTCGCTGCAAGATCTTCAGAGAAGATTTGACGAAAAGACTGGCTCCTGGTTGTATAACATCGCGAGGGGAATAGACAATGAACCGGTCACCAATAGACTTGTTTGTAAGTCCATAGgcgcgagtaaaaattttccaggTAAACAGGCAATAACTAAATTAGATGTATTGGAATCTTGGGCTCACGAGCTGTCATTGGAGCTGTCAGATCGCCTGGAACAAGAtcttgatgaaaataaaagacGCGCTACGTCTCTTACTATcagttatcattattatcaagaGCGTAAAATTATAGCGCAGTCAAAAGTCTGCTCGCTACCTTCTTATAAAGCAGAAAAAATATCCAGTATTTGTGTGGACGTTATTTCTAAAGGCCTACAGAAGCCGATTGCTTTGATCAGTATGTCGGCTGGTAAATTTGTCCCGAGTAAAGGAAGtgagagttttaaaaattttttcaagccGGGCAAGTCTAGTGCTGATAAGACAGAGCTTGCTGCTACCTCAGAGCCAGTTGATTCTAGTTCTAATTGTCCGAATAAGGAAGATGTTGAAGTTGATGATGAGGAAAGTGGAAATAAAACTGATGATGAGGGTGACAATCCTCCGGAAAAATCTTTTGAAGAAACATCAACTAAAATTAGTGATGacaaatcaagaaaattttttgaagttaaaaattcaattaaaaaaagtgaagataaaataaaaaataagccagtaATTAATTCTTTGACAAGTAAAccgataaatttgaatttaaacaaAACATTAAATggcgaaaattttaaaaactcattttttatgaatattttgaaaGATTCAAAAGCGACTGTGGGCTTGAAACCTTCAGGGTCTTCGTCTAAATCTTTGGAACAGTCTACGGAAGTTGGGCATCAATCTAAAAGTGATGGCGAAGACAATGAAGATGAGTCGGTGTCTGAAGAAAAGAAAGTTAGCACTGATAGAAATATTGAATATGAGTCACCGGATATTTTTGCTGAATCACCAGCACGGGATGCTTGCAATAGTAGCGAGCCAGAGCATGCTGAGCAGAAGACCGTAGTCGTGGAAAGTAAACAAGCTGATGATACTGATGTACTAGATAAATTGAAAGAAATATTCCCGGATCTTGATAATATTGATCGATCTGTGATGCAGTTGTTGCCGATTGAATTACAGAGAGCGGCGAATGCGTATTTGAAGTCGAAGAAAACTGTCGAGACTTCTccggtggtgaaaaaaaatgttaagaattCGACGGGTAAAACAAAAggacagaaaaataaaatagacaaATCGGCGGTTAAAAAGGACAACTcgatttataactttttcactaaaaattcAGCGGATAATGACTCGACTATGAAATTATGCCCAGAGTGCAAtcagatgataaaaaaagataaattttccGAACACTCAGACTTCCACGTTGCTAAAAATTTACATCTGGCTATTAATCAATCGTCAATTTCCTCAGCCGTCAATGAAACTCCTGGTGATAATGACCCAGAGACTCCAACTgccaagagaaaaataaatttaaatgattcaaaatcGAATAAAAAACCGCGAAATATTCAATCTTTTTTcacttga
- the LOC130666513 gene encoding protein FAM98B, protein MEEDLVQSLQEVGYEGPLVDVGKLNHALEKGAKSVDFTALVSWLSEQLAMFCNLDEHVHLTASSEDSSTFLLELSSFLKELGCVNSKLTTGNVNQRLATRQERVLLLEYLITELMAGKINHEKNPDTAKLELTIHESDTAKALKEMLIALQFGKPPDNISVDQLFTKLEGKLKSIVASAPADLLGKPLIIGELSSSQWEKLDQLQVDMNEEYRIRREMLLKRLDVTIQSFLWSDRIKKKENEVNYCYREKRKELTTEPNVTIPQLLAARDDIAIIEKTSSASVRKNTKSDVTKVIIGDVPDRGGRANEQAPPPPEMPSWQKDRVQGPGGGGRGGRGGGRGGGRGGGEAGRGGRGGGRGGYNKDVNTNFGQNNDWQNSSQGSTYQDNRAGGYQGGGSNYQNNRAGEYQGGGGGGGSSYQNNRAGDYQRSGGTASAGGGTYYQNNRGANYSDNRGGGGYQDSRGGGGSYQNNQSDYQRGGGGRDSNDSGYNRGRGGRVQGGWSQGAGGGGGYNRGGNRSNY, encoded by the exons atggagGAAGATCTAGTGCAGAGTCTTCAAGAAGTTGG GTATGAAGGTCCGCTAGTTGATGTGGGAAAACTGAACCATGCGTTGGAAAAAGGAGCCAAGTCCGTGGATTTCACAGCACTGGTGTCCTGGTTGTCTGAACAACTTGCCATGTTTTGTAATTTAGATGAGCATGTCCATCTTACAGCATCTTCAGAAGATTCTAGTACATTTTTGCTAGAGTTGAGTTCATTTCTGAAAGAACTAGGATGcgttaattcaaaattaactacGGGAAATGTTAATCAAAGATTGGCTACTAGACAAGAGAGAGTTTTACTGCTGGAGTATCTGATAACTGAGTTGATGGCGGGTAAaataaatcatgaaaaaaatcctGATACTGCAAAACTTGAACTGacgatt catGAAAGCGATACAGCAAAAGCTTTGAAGGAGATGTTGATAGCTTTGCAATTCGGTAAACCACCGGACAATATATCAGTTGATCAATTGTTTACCAAACTTGAAGGAAAATTAAAGAGTATCGTGGCCTCAGCACCAGCTGATCTCCTGGGCAAGCCCTTGATCATCGGAGAATTATCAAGTTCTCAATGGGAAAAACTAGATCAGTTGCAAGTGGACATGAATGAGGAGTACAGAATAAGACGGGAGATGTTGCTCAAGAGATTGGACGTTACTATTCAATCATTTCtg tGGTCGGACAGAATAAAGAAGAAAGAGAATGAAGTCAATTACTGCTATCGtgagaaaagaaaagaattgACAACAGAACCAAATGTTACCATTCCTCAGTTGCTGGCTGCTAGAGATGACATTGcgattattgaaaaaacaagCAGCGCGTCTGTGAGAAAAAATACCAAGAGCGATGTCACCAAAGTTATCATCGGCGATGTTCCTGATAGAGGAGGGCGTGCTAATGAACAAGCGCCGCCACCACCGGAGATGCCATCCTGGCAAAAAGATCGAGTCCAGGGTCCTGGAGGTGGTGGTAGAGGGGGAAGAGGCGGTGGTCGAGGAGGTGGCCGGGGTGGTGGTGAAGCTGGACGTGGAGGCAGAGGCGGTGGACGTGGGGGATATAATAAAGATGTAAATACTAATTTCGGTCAGAACAACGACTGGCAAAATTCATCACAAGGATCGACTTATCAGGATAATAGAGCCGGGGGTTATCAAGGTGGAGGATCAAACTATCAGAACAATAGAGCTGGTGAATATCAAGGTGGAGGTGGAGGTGGTGGATCAAGTTATCAAAATAATAGAGCTGGAGACTACCAGAGAAGTGGTGGGACTGCCAGCGCTGGCGGTGGAACgtattatcaaaataatagAGGCGCGAATTATTCAGATAATCGGGGTGGCGGCGGATATCAAGACAGCCGAGGTGGTGGTGGGTCttatcaaaataatcaaagCGATTATCAGCGAGGAGGAGGTGGTCGAGACAGTAATGATAGTGGGTACAATCGAGGACGTGGAGGAAGAGTCCAAGGCGGATGGTCTCAAGGTGCTGGTGGTGGCGGTGGATATAATCGCGGTGGGAATCGttctaattactaa
- the LOC130666514 gene encoding putative uncharacterized protein DDB_G0282129, with protein sequence MENNNLTVIEYEWENNILTVCENEFTHNKLQNDPRFASQYFDKFLKPTATKDRDETSVNQTISSDEDTPEENIWSKRSIKLLLSEYKSRIHRFNNPLIKKSILWNEIAKVFRSKNIHYPVRIISRKFFNMKTTYYKIKNNKPRMKMARKPWPWIEAMEQVLKYDESINFTSYAIENKNIQDESLVKEESEQTTSSIINNTNTNNNNDDNTVEIKSVFEPDQSSDKIIIPLNSENKFKSNEDIVKDDDGWDTVDDTSNFSSSSGVHSNSNKNLSKESPEYTQKMIDLKSEEVKILKRIQKDIDDSQYSKIEVISELTNVIKEHTVILKELTDALKQRFIDK encoded by the exons atggaaaataataatttgacagTTATAGAGTACGAGtgggaaaataatattttgacagTTTGTGAAAATGAATTTACTCATAATAAATTGCAGAATG atcCGCGTTTTGCGTCGCagtattttgataaatttttaaaaccaacTGCTACCAAAGACCGAGATGAGACTAGTGTGAATCAAACAATTTCTTCTGATGaag atacaCCCGAGGAAAATATTTGGAGTAAACGTTCAATAAAGCTCTTGCTCAGCGAATACAAAAGTCGCATTCACCGCTTCAATAACCCGCTGATTAAGAAAAGTATACTGTGGAATGAAATAGCTAAGGTCTTTAgaagtaaaaatatacattaccCCGTACGAATCATAAGCAGAAAGTTTTTCAACATGAAAAcaacttattataaaataaaaaacaataaaccaAGAATGAAAATGGCGCGCAAGCCCTGGCCGTGGATTGAAGCGATGGAACAAGTTTTGAAATATGACGAATCTATTAACTTTACAAGTTATgcgattgaaaataaaaatatccaagATGAGAGTCTTGTAAAAGAAGAAAGCGAACAGACAACCTccagtataataaataatactaatactaataataataatgatgataatactGTAGAAATTAAGTCTGTGTTTGAACCTGATCAGTCttcagataaaattattattcccCTTAATTCAGAAAACAAATTCAAAag TAATGAAGATATTGTAAAGGACGATGATGGCTGGGACACAGTGGATGacacttcaaatttttcatcatcttcAGGAGTTCATTCcaacagtaataaaaatttatcaaaagaaAGTCCTGAGTATACACAAAAAATGATCGATTTAAAGTCAGAggaagttaaaattttaaaacgcaTTCAGAAAGATATCGATGACAGTCAGTATTCAAAAATCGAAGTCATCAGTGAACTGACAAATGTAATTAAAGAACATACAGTAATTCTTAAAGAATTAACAGATGCCTTAAAGCAACGATTTattgacaaataa